Proteins encoded within one genomic window of Macrotis lagotis isolate mMagLag1 chromosome 3, bilby.v1.9.chrom.fasta, whole genome shotgun sequence:
- the LOC141516975 gene encoding olfactory receptor 4S2-like: MENQNNVTEFVLLGLFMNQDLRRISFVIFLFCYFAILLGNLIIFFTITRSHLIQQPMYYFLCHLSIMDLAYTSTIVPRLIRDIIAKKKTISFISCMTQLFTAHLLAALEMFILVCMAFDRYVAICKPLHYMIIVNRQRCYIMILMAWGVGFLHAIPQTFMVVSLPFCGPNQVDHYICDVKALLKLVCTDTRIPDILVIANTGMVVLGAFLALVVSYIVIFYNLRNHSSETRRKALSTCGSHITVVVLFFVPCIATYILPSSVKQNDKELSMFYTVIAPMLNPLIYTLRNTEMKTALRKLWATKIHLAFK, translated from the coding sequence ATGGAAAATCAGAACAATGTTACAGAATTTGTTCTCTTGGGACTTTTTATGAACCAGGACCTCAGAaggatttcttttgtaatcttccTATTTTGTTACTTTGCAATTCTCCTGGGAAACTTAATCATCTTTTTCACAATCACACGTAGCCATCTTATCCAACAACCCATGTACTATTTTCTGTGCCATTTGTCCATAATGGATCTGGCATATACATCCACTATTGTTCCTAGGCTCATCAGAGACATAATTGCTAAGAAAAAAACTATATCCTTTATCAGTTGCATGACTCAACTCTTTACTGCTCACTTACTGGCTGCTCTTGAGATGTTCATCTTGGTATGCATGGCTTTTGATCGTTATGTTGCCATTTGTAAACCCTTACACTACATGATCATAGTGAATCGACAGAGATGCTATATAATGATCCTTATGGCCTGGGGGGTGGGCTTTTTGCATGCAATACCTCAGACATTCATGGTTGTTAGCTTACCTTTCTGTGGTCCTAATCAAGTGGATCATTATATATGTGATGTGAAAGCCCTTTTAAAACTTGTCTGCACTGATACACGCATCCCTGATATCTTAGTCATTGCCAATACTGGAATGGTTGTCTTGGGCGCCTTTCTGGCCTTGGTGGTATCTTACATTGTCATATTTTACAACCTCAGGAACCATTCATCAGAGACTCGACGGAAAGCCCTCTCCACTTGTGGTTCCCATATCActgttgttgttttgttctttgttcccTGCATTGCTACTTACATCCTTCCTTCAAGTGTAAAGCAAAACGATAAGGAATTGTCAATGTTTTACACAGTCATTGCGCCCATGCTGAACCCTCTCATCTACACATTGAGAAATACAGAAATGAAGACGGCCTTGAGGAAGTTGTGGGCAACAAAAATTCATTTagcattcaaataa